From the genome of Geminicoccaceae bacterium:
GGACTTGGTGAGGTCCGAAGGGCCGAGAAAGAAGACATCTATCCCCTCAACGTCCAACATCGCGTCAAGCTTGTTCCGGGCGGTGTCGACGTTCTCGATCATGCAGATCACGAGGGTTGAATGCTTGTCATGCGAACTCGCATATTGCACCGCGTCGACGATGGCCCGCGCTTCGTCGGCGTCATCGACCATGGGCACCATGACCCCGTCGGCACCGCAGTTGATGTAGCGGATGATCAACGAACGGTCATGACTCCGCGGACGGACGATGACATCGCCACCCGCCGCGCGCACAGCGGCCTGCGTCATACGGACATCCTCGAAGCTCCAGGATCCGTGCTCGCAATCCACGAACACAGCATCAGCGCCATGGCCTATCAAACGGGCGGCGAGACTGTAGGATGAATCGTGGGGGTTTAT
Proteins encoded in this window:
- a CDS encoding 2,4-dihydroxyhept-2-ene-1,7-dioic acid aldolase; protein product: MSGTRLRARLEAGEVIKMINPHDSSYSLAARLIGHGADAVFVDCEHGSWSFEDVRMTQAAVRAAGGDVIVRPRSHDRSLIIRYINCGADGVMVPMVDDADEARAIVDAVQYASSHDKHSTLVICMIENVDTARNKLDAMLDVEGIDVFFLGPSDLTKSMGLPPPRGNEDWNCGVKEVITETIGRIAARGKIAGTLVREDNARHYNKAGAQFLYLHADPMLRAGFASFDRALSS